In Planococcus versutus, the DNA window CGATTTCACGGTGAATACAGACGCTAATTCCGCTTCTCTCAAGCTTAGTCATAAATACTTTGACTGTTGGTTGCCCTTGATAACGAGTGATTAAGACGCTGTTGACAGAAATGCCATATGCCCGATATTCATCAATTAAGCGCAAGACATCTTGGTCATAAGTGATGCCGTAATCTTCACGAACTTTGTTCCGTTCGATGTCTCCAGCGTAGACACAGATGATGATTTCCGCCTTGTCTTTCAGTGTATGCAATAGTTTGATTTTGGCATCTTCATCAAACCCAGGCAAGACACGCTTGGCATGTTTGTCGCCTATCAATTTTCCGCCAAATTCCAAATAAAGTTTATCGTACTGCTGCACCCGTTCTAGGATGTAGGCTGATTGTTCTTGCAAATATTTCTCCGAATCAAATCCAATTTTTTTCATTAATTTTGGTCCCGCTTTCTTTGCTTCAAACTTTCTCTTAACGCAATCGATAAAAACGCCTTAAGAGAAAATTTCAGCTAAAATTCATCTTCTATCATTATATAGCTTTTTAAAAAAAGAGAAAGGAAAATTGCCTCGGTCCGTTCGATGATTGAGTGATTTAATAAGCGCAGTAATAACTGATCATCCATGTATTCAAACAAAATAACGAAATTTAGATTCGTATTTAGCAAATCCAAATAGCCAAAACTTTATTTCCTTTTGATAGTTTTCAATAACTGAATTGTTTTTAGCGTTTGGTAATGATAGAAACCTCACTTACTTATGGTAAGGCTCACCGCATCCAGACTAAATGAGGTTTTCTAATCTTCTTACATTAATAGAAATGAACTGTATAGTCTTTTTTTTTAGAAATTTGAAGAACTAAGCTACATCTAAATATTGTTTAATTAAATGTCGCAATCTATATTTAAATAGTTCATCTGGATAATTATCAATTTCTTGATTAAAATATTTACTTGCATCCTCTGTAATGGATTCTTCTCTCCCATAATCTATTTCTTGAATACATTTAAATAGTTCATGACAATAAGTCCAGTGGAAATGTGTTATTTCTCCTAGTGGCAAAGGCAGAAACCATTTATTATTTTTCATTTCTCTTATTACATTTTCTCTCTCTTTACTATTATCATTTTTTAATTCATGAATGAGTTTTTTGAACTCCGTTACTATTTCTAAATCATTAGGAGTAAAGTTTTGTTTATTAGTATTTTCGATCATTACTTTCAGAAGATTATTTCTGTAATCACTCTTTATAGTGGTTTGTAGCTTTAATATAACTTCGTTTATAAAACTAGATTCTCTTCTCACAAAATTATCAAAATAAATATCGTCATAATTATTATTGAAATCTTTATTCTTCTTCATCCATTCAACAGCTTCATCCACACTATAATTAAAATCCAAATTTGTTTTTTCGGTTATACTGGCTAACTCGTCTAACCGTTGCAGGAAATTTTTTATAGATATATCGGGATCAAGATTTTCAATGAATGTCGAAAAATGATTGACTTCTTTTATAATTTGTTCCTCTGACATGAATAAAGGAAGGGTTGATTCTAAATATGTATCCACTTGTTTGACTAATTCCTTAAATTGAGCTCTGGAAAAATCACCTGTTAAGAACCATTCTAAAATAACTGGTATGAGATTATGCATCATACTATTATTTAAATTTTTCTTTATTATAGAATGCCATATATAATTCGAAAGTTCTTTCGAATTGTTTGCATCATTATTTTCTTCCTCTTCTTCCCCCGGGTGATTCATTTTACATTTATGATCTACTACAAATAAAACTACAGAAAAACAGATCTTGTAAATATCTTCTTTATTAAATTTATCGGTAAACTCATTATTAGGTATTTCGTGAATTACTTCTTTTATAAATAAATCTGCTTTTTCTAAAGTACGTAAATTTTTAAATTCATTATCTTGATAAATCTCTTTAACTATAGGCCAAATTTGATCGCCCATTATTTTTTCAGGGGCATCTTTTGAATGAGTAGTAATTTTATAAATACGGTCTATAGACTTTTCAGCGTATTCTTCAAATATAATTTTTTCCTGGTTTGAAAAATTATCAGACGAAGCTACTAAAATAGTTTTAATTCCCTTATTTTTTGTAATAGAATCTATAAATCCAAATATTTCTTTAATATCGAAATCATCATTTTTCCTTTCTAAATCATCGATAATAATTGTTATATCGGATTTGCTCTCCAATTGTTTTTGGATGTCTATAAATATATCGGAGATTAAAGGTATGGAAATGTTGAATCCGAAGTGCGAAAAATTAATATTCTCCATATTATTTAACAACTTTTTTAATTTAACTTCATATTTGGACAGCAATAGATAATATAACTCTTGGTAAAACACATCAATATTTCTTTTTCCAAATAATGAAACGTAGTAATAGTTTTCTTTGCCTTTTATAGAATCTCTTGTATATTTTGTTTTCCCAATACCCCATGTTCCATCAAATAATATTCTTCGATAGGGCAAATCATCAAGTTTGTCTATGACATCCATAATTTTGGCAGCTTCCATTAGTACACCTTCTTCTTAGAATTTAATTTCGAGAAAATAAAAAACCAAAGTGATTGTTGGATATGGAAGTAAAGACAATCGAGGATTAATGATTCGCAACAAAAACTTTTCTATCTTCATATATTTAATGTTCCTTCGATTATAACAATTGCAAATGCTCATCTGAAATCTACTTTCGGTGATATTCATACTAATTTTCTCAAAATAACCACACCTACTTATGATACGGTTCTCCCTTCATAATCCGAAACGCCCGATATACTTGCTCCACCAAAATCAGCTTCATCAATTGATGAGGAAATGTCATCTTCGAAAATGACAACTTTTCATCCGCCCGCTTTAACACCTCATCATGTAACCCAAGCGATCCGCCAATCACAAAGACAATTTTGCTGCGGCCATACGTCATTAACGATTCGATGTCTTTTGCGAGCTGCTCTGAAGTTTTCATTTTCCCATCAATGGCTAAGGCAATGACGTACGCGTCAGCGGAAATTTTGGCTAAAATTCGGTCGGCTTCTTTCTTTTTGACAATTTCCATATCTGCATCGCTTAATTGTTCGGGTGCTTTTTCATCCGCTACTTCGATTTCAGTTATTTTTGAATAGCTTCCAAGTCGTTTTGTGTATTCTTCGATTCCAGATTTTAAATATTTTTCTTTCAACTTTCCTACACTGATAATTGAGATATTCACAACTTATCCCCCTTCACATTAAATTTACAAACAAGTTATGCACAATAGTTATGCACATACTCACAAGCTCTAACTACATCTTGTGCTCACTTATGCACTTGCCACAAGATACGTTGCAGCTTCTTTACAGTAGTGACAAGTTGTGGACAACTTTTCTGTTTCTAATAATTCTGTTAGAATAGGATAGTTTTTTGTCTCTGCAACGAATATGTCTAATGCATGCTCTACATGGGTTTTGCAGCATTTTATCTCCATTATTTCCACCTCTTTCGATTTCCGAATATTCCACATAGTTATACACATTTCAATCACCTTTATCCACACCCTATTTTAACAGACCTAAAGAGTTCCGGATAGCGGAGCTTTTATCGTCTTGTGGATTGTTGACAATGTCTTTACATTTAAAAAGTTATCCACATTTCTTTTTCATCTTTCTGAACGCTCTTTGTTCTCCTCCACATTTCATCCCTTGAAATTTGAATAGTATTTGTTCAAGACAATGGCAAAGCAGAAAGTAGCGACGCTGCGTAAACGTTAGCTAGACAAATAAACCCTTCATAGGTTAAACCCTCTCTATTAAAACAAGATTCATGTCTCTTTAAATGGCGTGTGCTTAGATTTCCTTTGGTTATACAAATGTTATATACTGATTTCACATACTTATCACTTTACTTTGATATTTGGAGGAGATCTTATGATGTTCGAAAACAACGTAGTGATTGTTAATGGTGGAACGGATGGCATTGGTAAAGAAGTGGTCTACTTCTTTTGTAAAGAAGGGGCTACTGTTCACTTTACTGGAAGAGATCGTGACAAAGGCTCTCAAGTAGAGAGTGACTGCAACGGCAAAGCTCATTTTTATCAAGTCCATAACGAAAACGTGGATGAAATCGAAAAATTTTTTAAAACACTTGAAACTAACGAACATCATGTTGATATTCTATTCAACAATGCCGGTATTTTGTCTACAGGAATGGGGCCTTTGTCTCGAGTAAAGCTAAATGACTGGAATTACTTAATCGCGGTCAATCAAACAGCTGTTTTCCTCTACATGAAATATTCTTTACTCGTAATGAGTAAGCAACGAAATGGAGTCATTATTAACAATGCAGCCATCCTTGGAAACGACAAGGTTAATCCGATGCTACCCGCTTATAGCGGGACAAAAGCAGCCGTTGTCGCGATGACTCAAAGCACGGCACTTCGCTTTGCTAACCTGGGAATCCGCGTCAATTGCATATCTCCTGGCCCTACAGAAACCGATCTATCCATTAATGCATATGGTGGAAAAGAGAATTATGAAAAGCAATCTAAAGGACACCCTAGAGGAAGTTACGGGAAAACCAGTGAAATTGCAGAAGTTGTTTTGTTCTTAGCTTCAGACAAAGCATCTTATATAAACGGTGCGGAAATAGTCGTAGACGGTGGCTACTCATTAAAGTAAGGGGTTTTCTTGCATTTTGTATTAGCGAAAGCGCGTCCACAGGCATATAAAGCGATGGATTCCAATAAAAAAACTGCAGACCTCAAATAAATCGAGTTTGTCTACAGTTTAAAACCTGCATAGAAGCTTCTATGCAGGTTTTCTATTTTATAAAGCTGAATTATCAACTAGCTCTAATTCAAATTCCATCAGTTCTCCGTTGCGATAAGCGCTAACTTTCAATAGATCTCCGATTTTCTTTTCATTATACAAATGCTGACGCAACTCAATGATATCTGCTATGGCAACTCCGTCCATCTCCACAATGACATCAAACTGTTCCATGCCGGCAGCTTCTGCTGCAGAGCCTTCTACTACAGAATTCACCACAACGCCCTCTGTGACGTCTTCAGGAAGCTTTAATGTCTCTTGACGATAGACTTGAGGCACTTGAGCTAAATCAAGCAACGTAACACCCATTGATGGCCGAATCATCTCGCCTTTCTCTTCGAGCGAATTAATAACCGGTATCGCTGAATTGATTGGAATGGAAAAGCCGATTCCTTCTACTGATGATGTTGCGATTTTCATTGAATTGATGCCGATCAACTGTCCAGCCAGATTAACCAACGCACCGCCGCTATTCCCCGGATTAATGGCAGCATCTGTTTGAAGTACTTCTGCCTGCCAGTCTTCTTGACCATCACCGTTCAAATCCACTGGAACCGCACGATCTTTTCCTGAAACGACACCTGTTGTCACCGATCCTGAAAAATCGAGTCCTAATGGATTACCAATCGCGATAACCGCCTCGCCTTGTTTCAACGCATCCGAATCTCCAAATTGAGCAACCGCCTGTACCTTCGCTCCATCCATTTCCAGAACAGCAAGGTCCGTCCAAATATCGCTACCGACTACTGTCGCCTCGACTTTTGAACCGTCTGACAAAGTGACTTCTACTCCCGTCGCACCATCGATTACATGATGGTTCGTCACAACATATGCTTTGCCGTTATCATTTTTATAAATGACACCAGAGCCTGTTCCAACAGCTTGCTCTTGTTGAGGTGCTTGAGACCAAAAATCTCCAGCCGATTGCAAATTGGTAACGCCCACTACCGCATCCGCTGCTATCTCAACCGCTTCTGTCACATCAGTCGTAATATCAACCGAAACCGCTTCTGAACGCCCTTCCGCTTCCTGCTGAACAATCTGTGTCTCACTACTACTATCCGGTCTCAATTCTGGCATCGAATAAAACAATAACCATACCAACAATGCACCTACTACCACTCCGCCTAAACCTGCAGCAAACGCACCTAAACGACTAGGTCTCTGCCTACCGTTCGGTGTTTGATTGTAATAACCCACCGCACTCATCCTTCCTTTATCTTCTCTATCTATTTACCCCGTTTGAACAATTTATAAGACCTTTATCATTTTAGTTTAAAAATTTCACGTGACCAAAGCAAGTCGGAAAACTTGGTTCCTCCCTACTCATCGTTTATAGAACATCCTCTAGCTGCTTGGAGTGTAAGCGCTCGACTCCTGCGGGAATAGTGCTAGCCGGAGCCACTGGACTGAGCAAAGCGAGGGAAGCGGCAGAGGCTGCACCCGCGGAAAGCGAGCGCTGGAACGGAAAGCTTGCTTACAAATTTCAATGTACAACAAAAAAAGCCATCCGAAAGTCACTTTCATGACCTTTGAACAGCTCTTCTCTTATACAACAATCAATTTAGTCGGTATATTGGCATCGGTATCAAACAGATTCACGTACTCTCCCGTAATAATCCCTTTTGACTGCAGAGTTTGCTCCACACTCATACGTGCAAGATCTTTCATATTATTGTCTTTACTCAAATGCGAAAGATAAATACGTGTAGGCTTTTCAGCAAGGACTTCGCTCATCGCGACCGCTGCATCTTCATTTGATACATGCCCCACATCACTCAAAATCCGACGCTTAATCGACCATGGATAACGCCCCATCTGCAACATTCCAACATCATGATTGCTTTCAAACACATACGAATCTGACGCTTGAATGATGCCTTTCATCCGGTCGCTGACATAGCCCGTATCTGTAATCAATGATAGCTTCCGACCACCCGCATGAAACACATAAAACATCGGATCTGCCGCATCATGCGATACCGCAAACGATTCAATATCCATCGACCCAAAAGTTTTGACGGTATCCATGTCAAAATGGAACCGCTGTTCTACAGGAACCGCTCCAATTAACCCATCCATGGCTGTCCATGTTTTTGCATTCGCATAAATCGGTACCTTATGTTTACGCGCCACAATGCCAAGTCCTTTAATGTGATCGCTATGTTCATGCGTCACCAAAATACCATCCAAATCACTCATTTTTTTGCCAATTGCAGCAAACAGCTCTTCCATCTTGCGACCACTGAGTCCTGCATCAACTAAAAAAGAATGTTCGCCGTTCTCGATATAGGTAGCATTACCGCTTGAACCACTAGCTAATACACTGAATTGCATAGTAAAAATCTCCTTACTCTACTTCCTCTAGTTGTTTATTTAATTCGATGACACCATCTTTTACTGCATTGACAAAATAATCTTCTCGTTCGCCACCAGACAGTTCTGCTCGAACATGCCAAGTCGGCACAAACATTTGTCGCTCTTTTGATACTTGCACATGAACAGAATAACCCAGTTCGGTTTTCAAAATTTTCGTGCCGGGTTCTAGCATATTTTTTTGGTACAGCGTATGAATAGCTGTAACTGCTGTCACTAAGCTTTTGGGCTCTTGATTTTCAATAATATCCGTGAACATCGTTTGCTCATAGCGCACGATTTCTCCTTCATTATTCCAGTAAACCGTCACTTTTCCATCATCACTAAAATAAAGAATATCACTATCCAAGGTTTGAAAAAAGACAGCTTTGTTTAAGTCTTTATCGATTTCCCATAGTTCATACGAAAAACCTTCGTAAATATGCTCTTCAAGAAAGGCCGTTGCTCCTTCGTCACTTTCGATATTTTTTTCAGATACAATGGGTTTTTCATAAGCAACATGCAGTTTTTTACCCTCTTGAATGTTTACTTGTACATTTTCTTTAGGTGCTTCTTTTGCAGTGAAGATTTTCGTTTCTCCACGAATATAGGGCATCCCTTCACTATTTTCAGGAAGATTCGAATACGTGATTTTATCAGCTTGTAACTTCTCATCTACTGAGGATTCTGAAAGCACTTCTACGCTTTTCGCTTCTGTATAACGATCCAAATACAAGGAATACAAAAAGACATTTAAAATAGAAAAGACAATAATAAAGATGGTCTTGGTTTTATTCCAATCCAAGTTTTCGCCCTCCTGTCAATTCAATGGGTAGCTCTGTCCAAATACCATTTGTTTTGTAATACCAAACCGGATCAAATGTAGCTAGAACGACATCAGTGCTTTCCCCTTCACTTCTCGTCAAATAATAAACCGGTGCAATATCAGTTATAGCAGATCGCTCTTGTTTATCTAATTGCCCAAGAGCTTTTAATACCTCTTCTCCTGAAGACAGTACAGTCATTCTGTTTTCCGTTGCTTCAGATTCTAATTGATAGGCTGGGCGAATGTAGCTGTAGACTTGCTCGAGTCCCGAATCTATTCCCCAAATAACTTCAAGGCTTGTTGTCGTGAAATTGCTAAAAACCGGTAAATTTTCTACATATAATTGATACTCAACTTGCTGGTTTACTGAATTCATGCCTGCGTAGAAATACGGATCGGTCCAACCACCATGTGCATTTACATAACTAAGAGAATCAAATAACAAGTCTGACGGAATTGCAGGATCAGTTGTTTCCGCTTTTGGCTGAATGTAACTGATGCTCTTCTTATTTTCGTTTTCTCTCATCAATGCCCCAGTATCGTCTGTATACTCTTCAGTTAATAAATCAGCAGATAATGTTAGTGATGGACTATCTAACAATGCCTCAGCAAGCTTTTTCGAAGAGATTTTCGATAACAAATAAACAAAACTTTCTTTTGCAACTTGTCCTTCTTGCACATAGATAGGCAACGTACCAATTGTTTCATCTGTCACATATGTCTCATAATCCACAGCTTGAGCTGCGATATCTGTTTGAAACTGATCCAAGTCTTTTATAAGGATATCTGCTCTATGGATCTTACCCGAGACTGTATTGATAAAATACAGCGACGGACGATCATTCGCGGGTGCTTCCCATTCGATAATCAATCGGTCAAATGACGATTCTGGAATTGTTGAATTCGTAATCGTATTCATCGAATCAAATACGGGTAACGGTACTAGTCCAGGATAATAGACTACTGCCCTGTTTGAACTATGCATATACGATTTAATCGTTCCAGGAGTGGCTTCATCTTGAACCAATCTGATATTTTGAATTTGCCACTTCTGTAACTCGTCTACGAGTACTTCAATATGATCTTGATCAGTCGTTCCTGTAACGACTTCTTCTGTGTGAAATAGAAGTTTTACCGGTCGAACGATTTCTTCAGTGTTCTTAGTTTCAGATATAGGCTCATCCACTGTCGTTGATGGCTCAATTGTTTCATGTGTAGGGGTGAAAGTCCAAATCGTAAAGGTTAATGCCAAACTAAGCAGAATCAGCAAAAATAATGCAATCGACTTAATATGCTCTACATATTTCAATCCCACTCACCCCCGTCGTCTTCTTCAAATGGCAACGTAAAGAAAACACTCGTTCCTTTTCCAAACTTACTTTCTGCCCAAATGACGCCTCCATGAGCATTAATCATTTCTTTTGAAATGGCTAAGCCTAATCCGGTCCCTCCCATTTCACGTGATCTCGCACGATCGACACGGTAAAAACGATCAAAAATACGATCGACATTTTCTTTTGGAATTCCCATACCTTGATCGCTAATTTGAATCAATAAGAAGCCTTCTTCTACAGTCATGTCAAACCGGACTTTTCCACCTTCTGGCGAATACTTCAACGCATTTGAAATGATGTTATCAATTACTTGCGTTAGTTTATCCGGATCAATTTCAACAAAGTACTGCTGTTTAGGCAAATGACGCTCAAAAATCACCTTATGTGATTTCGCCATTTCAAAACGATCAATAATACGATTAAAGAAAACATTAAATTCAACCATTTCTTTGCTCAATTCAGTTTCACTAGAATCCATATTTGATAGTTTTAACAAATCATTAACCAACCGAATCATCCGCTCGGTTTCCGTTTGTGTAACGTTCAAAAAGTTTGGCGCTAAGTCCGGATCTTGCCATGCACCATCAGCTAATGCCTCTAAATAACTACGCATTGTAGTTAATGGCGTGCGCAATTCATGAGATACATTGGCTACGAATTCACGACGTTCAATGTCAATTTTTTCTTGTTCGGTGTTGTCATGTAACACAGCAATCAATCCATTAACAAAGCCTGTTTCTTTTTGAATAACTGAAAAAGTCGTTCGTAGCAATGTACTTTGCTCATACGAACTCAAATTAAGTGTTATCGCTTCTTTCATATCAATCAAATCTTCGAATGTATATTCTTCGTCCAATCCTAATACGCTCGTCACTGGCTGGTTAATGACCGTTTCACGTGAAACATTTAGCAAGTAAAGCGCTGGGTCGTTAATCAAAATAACTCGTCCGCGTCTATCTGTTGATAATACACCGTCTGTCATGTTCGAAAGAACTGAAGCTAATTTACGCCGTTCACTTTCTGTAGACTGCTGCGATTCTTGTAGCCTATTTGTTAAATGGTTGAACGCACGAGCAAGCTGACCAATTTCATCATCACTATATACTCTTACTTTGCGTGAAAAATTCCCTTTTGCCATTGCTTGCGCTTGTT includes these proteins:
- the rlmH gene encoding 23S rRNA (pseudouridine(1915)-N(3))-methyltransferase RlmH; its protein translation is MNISIISVGKLKEKYLKSGIEEYTKRLGSYSKITEIEVADEKAPEQLSDADMEIVKKKEADRILAKISADAYVIALAIDGKMKTSEQLAKDIESLMTYGRSKIVFVIGGSLGLHDEVLKRADEKLSFSKMTFPHQLMKLILVEQVYRAFRIMKGEPYHK
- a CDS encoding CxxH/CxxC protein, with product MCITMWNIRKSKEVEIMEIKCCKTHVEHALDIFVAETKNYPILTELLETEKLSTTCHYCKEAATYLVASA
- a CDS encoding SDR family NAD(P)-dependent oxidoreductase produces the protein MMFENNVVIVNGGTDGIGKEVVYFFCKEGATVHFTGRDRDKGSQVESDCNGKAHFYQVHNENVDEIEKFFKTLETNEHHVDILFNNAGILSTGMGPLSRVKLNDWNYLIAVNQTAVFLYMKYSLLVMSKQRNGVIINNAAILGNDKVNPMLPAYSGTKAAVVAMTQSTALRFANLGIRVNCISPGPTETDLSINAYGGKENYEKQSKGHPRGSYGKTSEIAEVVLFLASDKASYINGAEIVVDGGYSLK
- a CDS encoding S1C family serine protease, with the translated sequence MGYYNQTPNGRQRPSRLGAFAAGLGGVVVGALLVWLLFYSMPELRPDSSSETQIVQQEAEGRSEAVSVDITTDVTEAVEIAADAVVGVTNLQSAGDFWSQAPQQEQAVGTGSGVIYKNDNGKAYVVTNHHVIDGATGVEVTLSDGSKVEATVVGSDIWTDLAVLEMDGAKVQAVAQFGDSDALKQGEAVIAIGNPLGLDFSGSVTTGVVSGKDRAVPVDLNGDGQEDWQAEVLQTDAAINPGNSGGALVNLAGQLIGINSMKIATSSVEGIGFSIPINSAIPVINSLEEKGEMIRPSMGVTLLDLAQVPQVYRQETLKLPEDVTEGVVVNSVVEGSAAEAAGMEQFDVIVEMDGVAIADIIELRQHLYNEKKIGDLLKVSAYRNGELMEFELELVDNSAL
- a CDS encoding MBL fold metallo-hydrolase — encoded protein: MQFSVLASGSSGNATYIENGEHSFLVDAGLSGRKMEELFAAIGKKMSDLDGILVTHEHSDHIKGLGIVARKHKVPIYANAKTWTAMDGLIGAVPVEQRFHFDMDTVKTFGSMDIESFAVSHDAADPMFYVFHAGGRKLSLITDTGYVSDRMKGIIQASDSYVFESNHDVGMLQMGRYPWSIKRRILSDVGHVSNEDAAVAMSEVLAEKPTRIYLSHLSKDNNMKDLARMSVEQTLQSKGIITGEYVNLFDTDANIPTKLIVV
- a CDS encoding two-component system regulatory protein YycI; the protein is MDWNKTKTIFIIVFSILNVFLYSLYLDRYTEAKSVEVLSESSVDEKLQADKITYSNLPENSEGMPYIRGETKIFTAKEAPKENVQVNIQEGKKLHVAYEKPIVSEKNIESDEGATAFLEEHIYEGFSYELWEIDKDLNKAVFFQTLDSDILYFSDDGKVTVYWNNEGEIVRYEQTMFTDIIENQEPKSLVTAVTAIHTLYQKNMLEPGTKILKTELGYSVHVQVSKERQMFVPTWHVRAELSGGEREDYFVNAVKDGVIELNKQLEEVE
- a CDS encoding YycH family regulatory protein, producing MGLKYVEHIKSIALFLLILLSLALTFTIWTFTPTHETIEPSTTVDEPISETKNTEEIVRPVKLLFHTEEVVTGTTDQDHIEVLVDELQKWQIQNIRLVQDEATPGTIKSYMHSSNRAVVYYPGLVPLPVFDSMNTITNSTIPESSFDRLIIEWEAPANDRPSLYFINTVSGKIHRADILIKDLDQFQTDIAAQAVDYETYVTDETIGTLPIYVQEGQVAKESFVYLLSKISSKKLAEALLDSPSLTLSADLLTEEYTDDTGALMRENENKKSISYIQPKAETTDPAIPSDLLFDSLSYVNAHGGWTDPYFYAGMNSVNQQVEYQLYVENLPVFSNFTTTSLEVIWGIDSGLEQVYSYIRPAYQLESEATENRMTVLSSGEEVLKALGQLDKQERSAITDIAPVYYLTRSEGESTDVVLATFDPVWYYKTNGIWTELPIELTGGRKLGLE
- the walK gene encoding cell wall metabolism sensor histidine kinase WalK, with product MSKVNFLKSIHVKFVLIYILLILLAMQIIGLYFAQQLEETLKGNFESSIEDRMEIIEFSVREEMIKERTEESLTLEQTLRTVLYGFKSDDISEIRVINTRYSILATSVIENQILVGQRSTNDLVRQSVIGEVPLEQTYVDPESEERIWVRTLPIVGAGGKLLGTLYVEAEIENVYDQMDDINSILAVGTAISLVITAILGILVAQTISRPIADMRKQAQAMAKGNFSRKVRVYSDDEIGQLARAFNHLTNRLQESQQSTESERRKLASVLSNMTDGVLSTDRRGRVILINDPALYLLNVSRETVINQPVTSVLGLDEEYTFEDLIDMKEAITLNLSSYEQSTLLRTTFSVIQKETGFVNGLIAVLHDNTEQEKIDIERREFVANVSHELRTPLTTMRSYLEALADGAWQDPDLAPNFLNVTQTETERMIRLVNDLLKLSNMDSSETELSKEMVEFNVFFNRIIDRFEMAKSHKVIFERHLPKQQYFVEIDPDKLTQVIDNIISNALKYSPEGGKVRFDMTVEEGFLLIQISDQGMGIPKENVDRIFDRFYRVDRARSREMGGTGLGLAISKEMINAHGGVIWAESKFGKGTSVFFTLPFEEDDGGEWD